A region from the Stutzerimonas stutzeri genome encodes:
- the argJ gene encoding bifunctional glutamate N-acetyltransferase/amino-acid acetyltransferase ArgJ has translation MAVGLGPLPTLHPVPGFELGIASAGIKRPGRKDVVVMRCAEGSTVAGVFTLNAFCAAPVILAKQRAQGAVRYLLTNTGNANAGTGEPGMQAATRSCASLAKLVGCDEHAVLPFSTGVIGELLPVDKIEAALPAAIADLDENHWAEAATGIMTTDTLPKGASRQFQHDGVTVTVTGISKGAGMIRPNMATMLGYIATDAKVAQPVLQDLLRDAANKSFNRITIDGDTSTNDCCMLVATGKAALAEITEASGELFEKLKKAVFEVSMEVAQSIVRDGEGATKFVTVMVNGGKNHQECLDVAYAVAHSPLIKTALFASDPNWGRILAAVGRAGVPELDVGLIDVYLGEVCIASQGGRSPSYTEEQGAAVMAREEIGIRIELGRGDCSETIWTTDLSHEYVRINAEYRT, from the coding sequence ATGGCTGTCGGTCTTGGTCCCTTACCTACTCTGCATCCTGTTCCCGGTTTCGAGCTCGGCATCGCGTCGGCCGGCATCAAGCGACCGGGGCGCAAGGATGTCGTGGTGATGCGCTGTGCCGAAGGATCGACCGTTGCCGGCGTGTTTACCCTGAATGCGTTTTGCGCTGCACCGGTGATTCTGGCCAAGCAGCGGGCTCAGGGCGCGGTGCGCTATCTGCTGACCAACACAGGCAACGCCAACGCCGGCACCGGTGAACCGGGGATGCAGGCGGCAACGCGCAGCTGCGCCAGCCTCGCGAAACTGGTCGGCTGTGACGAACACGCCGTTCTGCCGTTCTCCACCGGCGTAATCGGTGAGCTGCTGCCGGTCGACAAGATCGAGGCCGCGTTGCCGGCCGCCATCGCGGACCTGGACGAGAATCACTGGGCCGAAGCGGCAACCGGCATCATGACCACCGATACCCTGCCCAAGGGCGCGAGCCGTCAGTTCCAGCATGATGGCGTCACGGTCACCGTGACCGGTATTTCCAAAGGCGCCGGCATGATTCGCCCGAACATGGCCACTATGCTTGGCTATATCGCTACGGATGCCAAGGTGGCCCAGCCCGTCCTGCAGGATCTGTTGCGCGATGCGGCGAACAAGTCGTTCAACCGCATCACCATCGATGGCGACACCTCGACGAACGATTGCTGCATGTTGGTCGCTACCGGCAAGGCTGCGCTCGCGGAAATCACCGAAGCCAGTGGTGAGCTGTTCGAAAAGCTCAAGAAGGCTGTGTTCGAAGTCAGCATGGAGGTGGCTCAGTCCATCGTTCGCGACGGCGAAGGGGCGACCAAGTTCGTCACGGTCATGGTCAACGGTGGCAAGAATCATCAGGAATGCCTCGATGTCGCCTATGCCGTTGCGCACTCCCCGCTGATCAAGACCGCGTTGTTCGCGTCCGATCCGAACTGGGGACGCATCCTGGCGGCGGTAGGGCGCGCGGGTGTGCCCGAGCTCGATGTCGGCCTGATCGATGTCTATCTGGGCGAGGTGTGCATCGCCAGCCAGGGTGGTCGCTCACCCAGCTACACAGAAGAGCAGGGCGCCGCGGTGATGGCCAGGGAAGAGATCGGCATCCGCATCGAACTGGGGCGCGGGGATTGCAGTGAGACGATCTGGACCACTGACCTGTCCCACGAGTACGTGCGGATCAATGCCGAATATCGAACCTGA
- a CDS encoding Nudix family hydrolase: protein MTRIHVAAAVIRSTDGLVLIAKRPLDKHQGGLWEFPGGKVEAGEPVEVALARELLEELGIGVTAARPLIQVRHDYPDKHVLLDVWEVTAFSGEPHGAEGQPLAWVASERLPDYTFPAANRPIVAAARLPDRYLITPDDASPRQLLDGLAHALDAGIRLVQLRAPSLSQADYRLLAADALAACAGRAQLMLKGPLDWAADFPAAGWQLTSEQLRRHAGQCRPVAVGQWLAASCHDAEELAMATALGVDFVTLSPVLPTPTHPEAAPLGWLRVAELLQGFNHPAFVLGGMTPAHLSTARQAGAQGVAAIRALWPAEPA from the coding sequence TTGACTCGCATCCACGTCGCTGCTGCCGTTATCCGCTCCACTGACGGTCTGGTGCTGATCGCCAAGCGTCCGCTCGACAAGCACCAGGGCGGGTTATGGGAATTTCCGGGCGGCAAGGTCGAAGCGGGCGAGCCCGTAGAGGTCGCGCTCGCGCGGGAATTGCTGGAAGAGCTGGGGATCGGCGTGACGGCCGCGCGGCCGTTGATCCAGGTGCGCCACGACTACCCGGACAAGCATGTCCTGCTTGACGTCTGGGAAGTGACGGCATTCTCCGGCGAGCCTCACGGTGCCGAAGGCCAGCCGCTGGCATGGGTCGCATCCGAACGGTTGCCGGACTACACCTTTCCAGCGGCGAACCGTCCGATCGTCGCCGCCGCGCGCCTGCCGGATCGCTATCTGATCACACCCGACGACGCTTCCCCGCGGCAACTGCTGGACGGCTTGGCGCATGCGCTGGACGCCGGCATCCGTCTCGTACAGCTACGCGCACCGTCGCTGTCGCAGGCCGATTACCGGTTGCTGGCGGCCGACGCCCTGGCGGCGTGCGCGGGGCGTGCGCAGCTCATGCTCAAGGGGCCACTGGATTGGGCGGCCGATTTTCCGGCCGCTGGCTGGCAGCTGACGTCCGAACAGTTGCGGCGACATGCCGGGCAGTGCCGACCGGTAGCGGTCGGGCAATGGTTGGCAGCGTCCTGCCACGATGCCGAAGAGCTGGCCATGGCAACGGCGTTGGGAGTAGATTTCGTCACGTTGTCGCCGGTCCTGCCGACCCCGACGCACCCCGAGGCCGCTCCGCTGGGGTGGCTGCGGGTAGCGGAACTGCTGCAAGGCTTCAACCACCCGGCGTTCGTGCTCGGTGGCATGACGCCA